Proteins encoded in a region of the Mesoflavibacter profundi genome:
- the dusB gene encoding tRNA dihydrouridine synthase DusB, whose amino-acid sequence MVKIGNIELPEFPLLLAPMEDVSDPPFRKLCKEQGADVVYTEFVSSEGLIRNAAKSVIKLDIYEKERPVGIQIFGANMDSMLQTIDIVSESKPDIIDINFGCPVKKVVSKGAGAGILKDVCLMEQLTAEMVKRTNIPITVKTRLGWDHDSIRIVEVAERLQDVGCKAIAIHGRTRAQMYKGNADWKPIAEVKNNPRMHIPVFGNGDVNTPERAMEMRDQYGLDGCMIGRATIGNPWFFKQVKHFFETGEHYRPITMQERVTAARRHLQMAIDWKGETLGVLETRRHYTNYFKGIPHFKEYRTKMVTSDHSVDVFAAFDEVEEQFSDYVFTE is encoded by the coding sequence GTGGTAAAAATAGGTAATATAGAACTTCCAGAATTTCCGTTGTTGTTAGCACCAATGGAAGATGTAAGCGATCCGCCTTTTAGAAAATTATGTAAAGAGCAAGGTGCAGATGTGGTGTATACCGAGTTTGTGTCTAGCGAAGGTTTAATACGTAATGCAGCTAAAAGCGTTATCAAACTTGATATTTACGAAAAAGAACGTCCTGTAGGTATTCAAATTTTTGGAGCCAATATGGATAGTATGTTACAAACCATTGATATAGTTTCTGAGTCTAAACCAGATATTATTGATATTAACTTTGGTTGTCCAGTAAAAAAGGTAGTTAGTAAAGGTGCTGGTGCAGGAATCCTTAAAGATGTTTGCCTAATGGAACAACTTACTGCCGAAATGGTTAAACGTACCAATATACCTATTACCGTAAAAACACGTTTAGGTTGGGATCATGATTCTATTAGAATTGTTGAAGTAGCAGAACGCTTACAAGACGTAGGTTGTAAAGCAATTGCTATTCATGGTCGTACACGTGCGCAAATGTATAAAGGTAACGCAGATTGGAAACCAATTGCCGAAGTAAAAAATAATCCGCGAATGCATATTCCTGTGTTTGGAAATGGCGATGTAAATACGCCAGAACGCGCAATGGAAATGCGTGATCAATATGGTTTAGATGGATGTATGATTGGTCGTGCAACAATTGGTAATCCGTGGTTTTTTAAACAAGTAAAGCACTTTTTTGAAACAGGAGAACACTACAGACCAATTACAATGCAAGAACGTGTAACTGCTGCGCGAAGACACTTACAAATGGCTATAGATTGGAAAGGTGAAACTTTAGGTGTTTTAGAAACTAGACGACATTACACTAATTATTTTAAAGGTATACCTCACTTTAAAGAATACAGAACAAAAATGGTAACTAGCGACCATTCTGTAGATGTGTTTGCTGCTTTTGATGAGGTCGAAGAACAGTTTTCAGATTATGTGTTTACTGAATAA
- a CDS encoding TolB family protein, with product MKSKLIAVILIVLSLFSCKEENKRAPILTEKKEFKITDSTLIFPEEKHFKSLKQITFGGDNAEAYWSFNDSMLVFQSNFKNWNVSCDQMFLMQANETFKNTIPPMVSTGNGRTTCAYFLPDNKHIIYASTHLGDKDCPDTPLRKNGKYIWPVYDTFDIFVADLEGNIVNQLTNEPGYDAEPTVSPKGDKIVFTSTRSGDLELYTMNIDGTDVKQITDQLGYDGGAFFSPDGTKIIFRSSRPKTEKEIKDYKDLLAEGLVEPTEMELYICNADGSDLKQLTDLGNANWSPFFHPSGKKVLFSSNFEAERGFPFNLYLIDIDGKNLERVTHSETFDAFPVFSNDGKKLAFSSNRNNGGNRDTNLFIAEWQD from the coding sequence ATGAAAAGTAAATTAATAGCTGTAATTTTAATTGTTTTATCCCTATTTTCTTGTAAAGAAGAAAATAAAAGAGCACCTATTCTAACTGAAAAAAAAGAATTTAAAATTACTGATAGCACGTTAATTTTTCCAGAAGAAAAGCATTTTAAAAGCTTAAAACAAATCACTTTTGGAGGCGATAACGCAGAAGCATATTGGAGCTTTAATGATAGCATGTTGGTTTTTCAATCTAATTTTAAAAATTGGAATGTAAGCTGTGATCAAATGTTTTTAATGCAAGCTAATGAGACGTTTAAAAACACTATTCCGCCAATGGTTAGCACAGGAAATGGAAGAACAACTTGCGCTTACTTTTTACCTGACAACAAGCATATTATATATGCATCTACACATTTAGGAGACAAAGATTGTCCAGATACACCTTTACGTAAAAACGGAAAATACATTTGGCCTGTTTACGATACGTTTGACATTTTTGTTGCCGATCTAGAAGGGAATATTGTTAATCAATTAACCAATGAGCCTGGTTATGATGCAGAACCAACTGTGTCGCCTAAAGGAGATAAAATTGTGTTTACCTCTACTAGAAGTGGCGATTTAGAATTATACACCATGAATATAGATGGTACAGATGTAAAACAAATTACAGACCAATTAGGTTATGATGGTGGCGCTTTTTTCTCTCCTGATGGCACAAAAATTATATTTCGTTCTTCACGACCAAAAACCGAAAAAGAAATTAAAGACTATAAAGATTTGTTAGCCGAAGGATTGGTAGAACCAACTGAAATGGAACTATACATTTGTAACGCAGATGGTAGTGATTTAAAACAATTAACAGATTTAGGAAATGCAAATTGGAGTCCGTTTTTTCATCCTAGCGGAAAGAAAGTATTATTCTCTTCAAATTTTGAAGCAGAACGCGGTTTTCCGTTTAATTTATACTTAATTGATATAGATGGTAAAAACCTAGAACGTGTAACGCATAGCGAAACTTTTGATGCGTTTCCTGTATTTTCTAACGATGGAAAAAAATTAGCATTTTCTTCTAACAGAAATAATGGCGGTAATAGAGATACCAATCTTTTTATTGCAGAATGGCAGGATTAA
- a CDS encoding M28 family peptidase translates to MKFIKLTVFLLIVTACHNNKPVQKTIKEDVIYLSNDSLEGRQTGSKGELKAAKYIAQRFEDLGLQPKGTNGFFQEFSFKPKTNPHQKVNYTVKNGDSTITGTNVVGFIDNQAENTVIIGAHYDHLGYGAEGSLYRGETKQIHNGADDNASGVGVLLNLAQKLKDSNKSNNYLFITFSGEEMGLLGSNYYAKNPTVSNDKANYMINMDMVGRLKADSTLAVYGVGTSPIFKQTLKAHNNKFKLVQNESGVGPSDHTSFYNVDVPVLHFFTGQHEDYHKPSDDFDKLNYNGMRTISNYIFDVITDLNDNGKLPFRKTKNESEETPRFKVGLGVIPDYLFDGKGMRIDGISEDKPAQKAGLEKGDIVVKLGDSSVTDMMSYMKVLSTFNKGDKTKVVVDRNGEKVEKEIQF, encoded by the coding sequence ATGAAATTTATAAAACTAACAGTTTTTTTACTAATTGTTACAGCTTGTCATAACAATAAGCCTGTTCAAAAAACTATAAAAGAAGATGTGATTTACCTATCAAACGATAGTTTAGAAGGTAGACAAACAGGAAGTAAAGGCGAGCTAAAAGCTGCAAAATACATTGCACAACGTTTTGAAGATTTAGGATTACAACCAAAAGGAACAAATGGTTTTTTTCAAGAGTTTTCATTTAAACCAAAAACAAATCCGCACCAAAAAGTAAATTATACTGTAAAAAATGGAGACAGCACAATTACCGGAACAAACGTAGTTGGTTTTATAGATAATCAAGCAGAAAACACGGTTATTATTGGTGCGCATTATGATCATTTAGGTTATGGCGCAGAAGGAAGTTTATATAGAGGCGAAACAAAGCAAATCCATAATGGCGCAGATGATAATGCAAGTGGTGTTGGCGTTTTATTAAATCTTGCACAAAAATTAAAAGACTCTAACAAATCAAATAACTATTTATTTATCACTTTTTCTGGTGAAGAAATGGGCTTATTAGGCTCTAATTATTACGCTAAAAATCCAACAGTAAGTAACGATAAAGCCAATTATATGATAAATATGGATATGGTTGGACGTTTAAAAGCAGATAGCACGTTGGCGGTTTATGGTGTTGGTACTTCACCAATTTTTAAACAAACATTAAAAGCGCATAACAATAAATTTAAATTAGTCCAAAACGAGTCTGGCGTTGGACCAAGTGATCACACAAGTTTTTATAATGTAGATGTGCCTGTGTTACACTTTTTTACAGGTCAGCACGAAGATTATCACAAACCTTCAGACGATTTTGATAAGTTGAATTACAACGGAATGCGCACAATTTCAAATTATATTTTTGATGTAATAACAGACCTAAATGATAACGGAAAATTACCATTTAGGAAAACTAAAAACGAAAGTGAAGAAACGCCACGGTTTAAAGTTGGTTTAGGTGTTATACCAGATTATTTATTTGATGGTAAAGGTATGCGTATTGATGGTATTAGTGAAGATAAGCCAGCACAAAAAGCAGGTTTAGAAAAAGGAGATATTGTTGTAAAATTAGGTGATAGTAGTGTGACCGATATGATGAGTTATATGAAAGTACTTTCAACCTTTAATAAAGGCGATAAAACAAAAGTAGTTGTTGATAGAAATGGCGAAAAGGTAGAGAAGGAGATACAGTTTTAA
- a CDS encoding TonB-dependent receptor domain-containing protein, protein MKYLATLFTCIFSVLAIAQDAVVSGQVLDQNNLPLPFVNVLLTDANDVTSVKGASTDEAGKFTITGLDFKAYILKASFLGYESFTNTITINSSGLDQIIVLKPSAENLDEVVLSAKKPTLVKTADRLTFNVANTALVEGNILDVLRSTPGILILDNNLSVKNTSPTVFINGRKVQLSASEVTQLLENSPANSIQKIDVITNPSAKYDADNGVVIDIVMSKNLITGYRGNVFSNYTQGVFPRYNAGINQFFKTEKINVNLNYSYNHSKINRDNINEINYFETDNSISENWLSALNRNTTSKTHNTNLNFDYFLSDNSTLSLTTNVLYLPSYDYNTNGNTIVTNFTTNNDYNFIVNNNSNDNKYNLALDLDFVQKFKNKSTLSVNAHMTKYDYERHQQVNSQYYFANSSSNFDTAFKTDNNQVTDIFTSQLDYETPLNETSTLSAGVKTSVINTASDIIQFDIDPTTGNTTYNAQDSDNYNYDEAIFAAYLNYNIDWEKWSFSAGLRAEQTDIEGQSLSTNVLNKQDYLEWFPTLNLSWQTTENLSLYSNFKRSINRPNYQNLNPFNFFLNDNTIVTGNPFLQPTFTNKIVLGTTIHGNYTFEFYYKDISQGIYEIPIQDNTNNIIIYQPKNIGTAIEFGLDFVTYFDVVDNWSLYFVTSMYNMQEEAILDNQNVKQSQWTNYSVLSNDFTFLKDRSLTANFSLIYISKNLQGFQTVDGRLISDLSLSKKLFKNKATLSLAFADLFNKQDFTVRTKYGRQDNLSFHNQDNRYVKLGFSYKFGNTTLQTNERTKSKKERDRLN, encoded by the coding sequence TACTAGTGTAAAAGGCGCTAGTACAGACGAAGCAGGAAAATTTACTATTACAGGATTAGATTTTAAAGCTTACATTTTAAAAGCTTCTTTTTTGGGTTACGAAAGTTTTACTAATACCATAACGATCAACTCTAGTGGATTGGATCAAATTATTGTTTTAAAACCTTCTGCAGAGAATTTAGACGAAGTGGTTTTAAGTGCTAAAAAACCAACATTAGTAAAAACAGCAGATCGATTAACATTTAATGTTGCTAACACTGCTTTGGTTGAAGGAAATATATTAGATGTTTTAAGAAGTACGCCAGGTATTTTAATTTTAGATAATAATTTATCTGTTAAAAACACTTCGCCAACAGTTTTTATAAATGGCAGAAAGGTGCAATTATCTGCATCTGAAGTGACACAGCTATTAGAAAATTCGCCAGCAAATTCTATTCAAAAAATAGATGTAATTACTAATCCATCTGCTAAATATGACGCAGATAATGGAGTTGTCATTGATATTGTAATGAGTAAAAATTTAATTACAGGTTATAGAGGTAATGTATTTTCTAATTACACACAAGGTGTATTTCCTAGATATAATGCTGGAATAAACCAGTTTTTTAAAACAGAAAAGATAAATGTTAATTTAAATTACAGTTATAACCATAGTAAGATAAATAGAGATAATATAAACGAAATTAATTATTTTGAAACTGATAATTCAATTTCAGAAAATTGGCTGTCTGCTTTAAACAGAAATACAACTTCAAAAACACATAACACCAACTTAAATTTTGATTACTTTTTAAGTGATAACAGCACATTAAGTCTAACAACTAACGTTTTATATTTACCGTCTTACGACTATAATACAAACGGAAATACAATTGTAACAAACTTTACAACAAACAACGATTATAATTTTATTGTTAATAATAATTCTAATGATAATAAATACAATTTAGCATTAGATTTAGACTTTGTACAAAAGTTTAAAAATAAAAGTACTTTATCTGTAAATGCGCATATGACAAAGTATGATTATGAAAGACACCAACAAGTAAACTCTCAATATTATTTTGCAAATAGCAGCTCTAATTTTGATACTGCTTTTAAAACAGATAATAATCAAGTTACAGATATATTTACATCGCAATTAGATTACGAGACACCATTAAATGAAACATCTACATTATCTGCAGGTGTTAAAACGTCTGTAATAAACACTGCAAGTGATATTATACAGTTTGATATTGATCCTACAACAGGAAACACAACATACAATGCACAAGATTCTGATAATTACAATTACGATGAAGCTATTTTTGCAGCTTATTTAAACTATAATATAGATTGGGAAAAATGGAGTTTTTCTGCTGGACTTAGAGCAGAGCAAACAGATATTGAAGGTCAATCTTTAAGCACAAATGTGTTAAATAAACAAGACTATTTAGAATGGTTTCCAACACTTAATTTAAGCTGGCAAACTACCGAAAATTTAAGCCTGTATTCAAATTTTAAAAGAAGTATAAATAGACCAAATTATCAAAATTTAAATCCTTTTAATTTTTTCTTGAATGATAATACAATTGTAACTGGTAATCCCTTTTTACAGCCAACATTTACCAACAAAATTGTATTAGGTACAACTATACATGGTAATTATACTTTTGAATTTTATTACAAAGATATTTCTCAAGGTATTTACGAAATTCCTATACAAGACAACACTAATAATATTATTATTTATCAGCCTAAAAATATAGGTACAGCAATAGAATTTGGATTGGATTTTGTCACGTATTTTGACGTAGTAGATAATTGGTCTTTATATTTTGTAACTTCTATGTATAATATGCAAGAAGAAGCTATTTTAGATAATCAAAACGTTAAACAAAGCCAATGGACTAATTACTCTGTATTAAGTAATGATTTTACATTTTTAAAGGACAGAAGTTTAACAGCAAATTTTTCTTTAATTTATATAAGTAAAAATTTACAAGGATTTCAAACTGTAGATGGACGTTTAATTTCAGATCTTTCATTATCTAAAAAGCTATTTAAAAATAAAGCAACATTGTCTTTAGCTTTTGCAGATTTGTTTAACAAACAAGATTTTACGGTTAGAACTAAATACGGTAGACAAGATAATTTAAGTTTTCATAACCAAGATAACAGGTATGTAAAATTAGGCTTTAGTTACAAATTTGGTAACACTACTTTACAAACCAACGAGCGTACTAAAAGCAAAAAAGAACGCGATAGATTAAATTAA